A stretch of the Lolium perenne isolate Kyuss_39 chromosome 3, Kyuss_2.0, whole genome shotgun sequence genome encodes the following:
- the LOC127342563 gene encoding uncharacterized protein translates to MPELFSHCSLQCALVRQVLTHGLDAVLAPRLSTVASGQREALLLLLSSVQLSDSVDERTLPLCSKAGGKLSTSALYKLCSYGGVLDERHELIWDNYAPSKVKFFGWLAVKDRIQSCSNLLRKKILTADVSACPICAATLETASHIMFGCRFARQFWSSIGAQPGEHRQAAAAVCSIPPSAPPGSASTLRLLCLWQLWKHRNDVVFNRLAPSIELVRKRCCDDAVLWRGRLPMEKRADVNIWLAFFLPRRWHAAP, encoded by the coding sequence ATGCCGGAGCTCTTCTCCCACTGCTCTCTGCAGTGCGCTTTGGTGCGCCAGGTGCTGACACACGGGCTCGACGCCGTGCTTGCTCCGCGCCTATCAACCGTTGCCTCCGGGCAGCGTGAGGCCCTTCTGCTGCTTCTGTCTTCGGTGCAACTCTCCGACAGCGTCGACGAGCGCACGCTCCCGCTCTGCAGCAAGGCCGGTGGAAAGCTGAGCACCTCCGCCCTCTACAAGTTATGTTCCTATGGCGGGGTTCTTGACGAGCGGCATGAGCTCATCTGGGACAACTACGCCCCGTCGAAAGTCAAGTTCTTCGGGTGGCTCGCCGTCAAGGACCGTATCCAGAGTTGTAGCAACCTCCTTCGCAAGAAGATCCTCACTGCTGATGTGAGCGCCTGTCCCATCTGCGCGGCGACGCTGGAGACGGCCAGCCATATTATGTTCGGCTGCCGCTTCGCTCGACAATTCTGGAGCTCTATCGGGGCGCAACCGGGGGAGCATCGCCAGGCTGCTGCGGCGGTTTGCAGCATCCCTCCATCCGCTCCTCCCGGCTCGGCCTCCACTCTTCGCCTCCTCTGTCTGTGGCAGCTCTGGAAACATCGGAATGATGTCGTCTTCAATAGGCTTGCTCCCTCCATTGAGCTGGTCCGGAAACGCTGCTGCGACGATGCTGTTCTCTGGCGCGGCCGTCTCCCTATGGAGAAGCGTGCTGACGTCAATATTTGGCTCGCCTTCTTCCTCCCCAGGCGCTGGCATGCTGCGCCGTGA